CTATTTCTACCAAGGGCCCAAGGATCAGCTCCGAGCTGTCCCTCGCCGGTAGGTTTATTGTTCTCGTTCCTTTTTCTGACCGGGTTTCGATATCACAAAAAATCGAATCCAAAGAAGAAAAAGACCGTCTTAAACGACTCGTACAATCCATCAGGCCAAAAGGTTTCGGTATCATAGTGCGTACCGTTGCCGAAGGACAAAAAGTCACGGAGATAGAAAAGGACCTGCAAACATTGCTCGGCAGATGGTCGGGAATGTGTAAAAAATTACCAACGGCCCATCATCCGTCCAAAGTGCTCGGCGAGCTCAACAAGGCTTCGTCGATCCTAAGGGACGTATTCAATGATACCTTCAGCGGTATCCATATTGATGATGAGGAGTTGTTTTACCAAACGAAGGATTATGTGCAGGAAATTGCCCCTTCAAAACAAGCTATTGTAAAGCATTATCAGTCTCGTGACACGCCTATTTTTGAAAAATACAACATAGAGCGGCAGATCAAGACCTCATTCGGCAAAACCGTGTCGATGGCCAAAGGCGCGTACCTCATCATTGAGCACACTGAAGCCCTGCATGTTATTGACGTCAACAGCGGAAACCGTTCCAATAAAGCCTCCAACCAGGAAGACACAGCCATGGAGGTGAATATGATTGCTGCCGCAGAGATCGCACGGCAATTGCGCCTACGCGATATGGGTGGCATCATTGTCATCGATTTTATCGATATGTCGAATCCCGAAAACCGCAAAATCCTTTTCGATTTCCTTCGTGAAGAGATGAGCGATGATAAAGCCAAACATAAGATATTGCCACCAAGCAAATTCGGCCTGGTGCAGATTACAAGACAACGGGTGAGGCCCGAAGTCAATATCAAGACGCGGGAAGAAAACCCCAACGGTGACGGGCAGATTGAAGCCCCGATCCTGATCATTGACAAGATTGCCTCGGATCTCGACAGGATATTGAAAATCCACAAGAAAGTGGTGCTCAACACGCACCCGTTTGTGGCCGCGTATTTGTCCAAGGGATTTCCATCAATGCGTTCAAGATGGTTTTTTGAACACAAAAAATGGATCAAAATCATCCCAAGAGACGCCTATACGTTTCTGGAATACCATTTCTTTGACCACACGGGAAAAGAAATACGCGAATAAAACAGAGAAACCGCCCTTCGAAAGATTGGCGGTTTTTTTATTGTGTGCCGAAAAGGAAGTTTTGCTATTTGGGGCAGTCAGTATCCATAAAAAAACCGCCTTCATTGTTGAAGACGGTTTTAAGCTTAAAAAAATCTAAAATCTCAAAATTAATGGGCAGCAGGATGACAGGCTAAATTACGGAGGTCCAGTCCTGTCATTCCCTTTGCCTAACTTTCTTTTATTTCACCATTAGCTTTTGCACTGCGGACTTATTTCCTGAAATGATCTTGACAAAATACAATCCCGCATGCAATTTCGAAATATCCAGTTTTGTTTCATTGCCGGTGATAGCACCTGAAGTATACAAAACCGATTTACCCTGCACGTCAAACACATTGATAGCCGTATCGCTGCTGACGTTTTCATTGAAACGGATCGTTACTGTCCCATGCGCCGGGTTAGGGTACAGTTCCAGACTTGCAAAATCAGTCTGCGCATTGCCCAGCACAGTCACCAGTTCCGTAGACACGGTGTTCGTCGCAATCGGCAGGTTAAAATCAAAATAAATATCGGCATCCGCTTCGATAATATCACCCAGTGCCAAAGTAGCTTCCGGTTTAACTTTGTACGTTACATATCCGTTACTTCCCGGTTCATCCACCATGCTGCCTGGCAGGTTGATATTGTCAAACCTGAAGATGATGTGGTTGCCGACGCGCTCTGACGTAAAGTTGTGCGTTGCCGCGACCGGCCTGAAGGTATTCCAGTCGAGCTTTTCATCAAGATCGGCTTCCAGCCTTACAAACGTGGCTTCCGCATTCCCTGTGTTCTGGAAATGGATTGTATAATCAAGGTCATTGGCCACCTGCGATTGCAGGATCTGACCGCCCTGATGTACCGTGATTTCGTTCGGATCATAAGAGTTTACGGCTACCTGGCTGAAATCAACTGTATTGTCTGCAGGATTTGCATCAGTATTCAACGTATCTATATTTGCGTTGAAGACCAACACATCCCCCAAATTTACAATAGGCGGAACCTTAACGGTAAACGAAATGTAGAACGCCTGATACTGTGATGGCGCAAGGCCACTAAAGGAGAAGTTAAGTGTATTGGCTGCCTGACTCGTTTCGGATGGATTTGCCGAAACGTAATCCAGCTTTGACAAATCGTATGAGAGCGATGCATTGCCGCTCAGGCTCACCGTGCCGGCATTGAATACGTACATCACGTAGGATACCGGGAAGCCGGGTCTCGCATTGCCCATCGGATAGAAATAAACGACCGCATCGTTGACGGGTTGTGCCGCCGTAAGACAAAAATCTGCGT
The nucleotide sequence above comes from Flavobacterium magnum. Encoded proteins:
- a CDS encoding Rne/Rng family ribonuclease, which gives rise to MNKELIIRSSSDAVDFALLKDGRLIELHKEEEKSDFQVGDIFLAKIRKPVAGLNAAFVNVGFEKDAFLHYHDLGPNLTSQLKFIKLVTSGKLKDFTLKGFQFEKEINKDGVITEVLTTNQSILVQVVKEPISTKGPRISSELSLAGRFIVLVPFSDRVSISQKIESKEEKDRLKRLVQSIRPKGFGIIVRTVAEGQKVTEIEKDLQTLLGRWSGMCKKLPTAHHPSKVLGELNKASSILRDVFNDTFSGIHIDDEELFYQTKDYVQEIAPSKQAIVKHYQSRDTPIFEKYNIERQIKTSFGKTVSMAKGAYLIIEHTEALHVIDVNSGNRSNKASNQEDTAMEVNMIAAAEIARQLRLRDMGGIIVIDFIDMSNPENRKILFDFLREEMSDDKAKHKILPPSKFGLVQITRQRVRPEVNIKTREENPNGDGQIEAPILIIDKIASDLDRILKIHKKVVLNTHPFVAAYLSKGFPSMRSRWFFEHKKWIKIIPRDAYTFLEYHFFDHTGKEIRE